Proteins encoded in a region of the Leifsonia sp. PS1209 genome:
- a CDS encoding LLM class flavin-dependent oxidoreductase — MTTPSPAPAPVPLNVLDLANRPYGGTNADAVAGSVRLAQAAEELGYQRFWVAEHHGMPAIASSAPAVLIAGIAAATSRIRVGSGGVMLPNHAPLVVAEQFGTLRALYGDRIDLGIGRAPGTDGATAMALRRSTEGLGVDDFPQQLLDLIGFFTGGMSDANPLHSIIAVPGLGDAPQIWLLGSSGFSAQVAAALGLPFAFAHHFAGDHTEEALDLYRSRFEPSESLREPHTMIAVNVVSDDDPEVVRALSLPGQLSFLRMRMGAKPQPVSVEEALAYEFSPLEEEFIAARNARQAVGTPQEVKTRLEALLASTGADELTIASGAATVDGRIRSLEIVRDVLGGSAG; from the coding sequence GTCCTCGATCTGGCCAACCGGCCGTACGGGGGCACGAACGCGGACGCCGTGGCGGGCAGCGTCCGGCTCGCGCAGGCCGCGGAGGAGCTGGGCTACCAGCGCTTCTGGGTGGCCGAGCACCACGGGATGCCGGCCATCGCCTCCAGCGCGCCCGCCGTGCTCATCGCGGGGATCGCGGCCGCGACCTCGCGCATCCGGGTCGGCAGCGGCGGCGTGATGCTGCCGAACCACGCGCCGCTCGTCGTCGCCGAACAGTTCGGGACGCTCCGCGCGCTCTACGGCGACCGGATCGACCTCGGCATCGGCCGCGCGCCGGGAACGGACGGGGCGACGGCGATGGCCCTCCGCCGCAGCACAGAAGGGCTCGGCGTCGACGACTTCCCGCAGCAGCTGCTCGACCTGATCGGCTTCTTCACCGGCGGCATGAGCGACGCGAACCCGCTGCACAGCATCATCGCGGTGCCCGGCCTCGGCGACGCCCCGCAGATCTGGCTGCTCGGATCGAGCGGCTTCAGCGCGCAGGTCGCCGCCGCCCTCGGGCTGCCGTTCGCGTTCGCGCACCACTTCGCCGGCGACCACACCGAGGAGGCGCTCGACCTCTACCGCTCGCGGTTCGAGCCGAGCGAATCGCTCCGGGAGCCGCACACGATGATCGCCGTCAACGTGGTCTCCGACGACGACCCCGAGGTGGTGCGCGCCCTGTCGCTCCCCGGCCAGCTGTCCTTCCTCCGGATGCGCATGGGAGCCAAGCCGCAGCCGGTCAGCGTCGAGGAGGCGCTGGCCTACGAGTTCAGCCCGCTCGAAGAGGAGTTCATCGCCGCCAGGAACGCCAGGCAGGCGGTCGGCACCCCGCAGGAGGTCAAGACTCGGCTCGAAGCGCTGCTCGCCTCCACCGGGGCCGACGAGCTGACGATCGCGTCGGGCGCTGCGACCGTGGATGGGCGCATCCGGTCGCTGGAGATCGTGCGGGACGTGCTCGGAGGCTCGGCAGGGTAG